The Pantoea phytobeneficialis genome has a segment encoding these proteins:
- the ruvA gene encoding Holliday junction branch migration protein RuvA: MIGRLRGNILEKQPPLVLIEAHGVGYEVHMPMTCFYELPELNQEAIIFTQFVVREDAQLLFGFNSKQERALFRELIKVNGVGPKLALAILSGMSAQQFVTAVEKEEIAVLVKLPGVGKKTAERLVVEMKDRFKGMHGDLFGGDNAFTLTTPSAAPENNDAEAEAVAALVALGYKPQEASRMVSKIGRPDADCETLIREALRAAI; the protein is encoded by the coding sequence GTGATTGGTCGTCTACGAGGCAATATTCTGGAAAAACAGCCGCCGCTGGTGTTGATTGAGGCGCACGGTGTCGGTTACGAAGTGCATATGCCAATGACCTGCTTCTATGAGCTGCCTGAACTCAATCAGGAAGCCATCATCTTCACCCAGTTCGTGGTGCGTGAAGATGCGCAACTGCTGTTCGGCTTTAACAGCAAGCAGGAGCGAGCGCTATTCCGCGAGCTAATCAAGGTCAACGGCGTGGGGCCAAAACTGGCACTGGCGATCCTCTCCGGCATGTCGGCTCAGCAGTTCGTTACCGCCGTGGAAAAAGAAGAGATTGCGGTGCTGGTGAAACTCCCCGGCGTCGGGAAAAAAACCGCCGAGCGTCTGGTTGTCGAGATGAAAGACCGCTTCAAAGGGATGCATGGCGACCTGTTTGGTGGTGATAACGCCTTTACCCTGACCACGCCATCTGCGGCACCAGAGAACAACGACGCCGAAGCAGAAGCGGTTGCGGCGCTGGTAGCGCTGGGGTATAAACCGCAGGAAGCCAGCCGTATGGTCAGCAAAATTGGCCGACCCGATGCGGATTGTGAAACCCTGATCCGTGAAGCCCTGCGCGCAGCCATTTGA
- the ruvB gene encoding Holliday junction branch migration DNA helicase RuvB, whose product MIEADRLVSAGSVNEEESLDRAIRPKLLAEYVGQPQVREQMEIFIKAAQLRGDALDHLLIFGPPGLGKTTLANIVANEMGVNLRTTSGPVLEKAGDLAAMLTNLEPHDVLFIDEIHRLSPVVEEVLYPAMEDYQLDIMIGEGPAARSIKLDLPPFTLIGATTRAGSLTSPLRDRFGIVQRLEFYNVADLQHIVGRSAACLGLTLSEEGALEIARRSRGTPRIANRLLRRVRDFAEVRANGNMSGDVSASALDMLNVDSQGFDYMDRKLLLAIIDKFMGGPVGLDNLAAAIGEERETIEDVIEPFLIQQGFIQRTPRGRMATQHAYRHFGISREE is encoded by the coding sequence ATGATTGAAGCCGATCGCCTGGTCTCGGCCGGCAGTGTCAACGAAGAAGAGAGTCTTGACCGCGCCATCCGTCCTAAGCTGCTGGCAGAATATGTCGGTCAGCCACAGGTGCGTGAACAGATGGAGATCTTCATCAAGGCTGCGCAGTTGCGCGGTGATGCGCTCGATCATCTGTTAATTTTTGGTCCCCCGGGCCTCGGCAAAACCACGCTGGCAAACATTGTCGCCAATGAAATGGGTGTCAATCTGCGCACCACTTCGGGGCCGGTGCTGGAGAAAGCAGGGGATCTGGCGGCGATGCTGACCAACCTTGAACCGCATGATGTGCTGTTCATCGATGAGATCCATCGGCTGTCACCGGTGGTGGAAGAGGTCCTTTATCCGGCGATGGAAGATTACCAGCTGGATATTATGATTGGCGAAGGCCCGGCGGCGCGCTCGATCAAGCTGGATCTCCCTCCCTTTACCCTGATTGGTGCCACAACGCGTGCGGGTTCATTGACTTCGCCGCTGCGCGATCGCTTTGGCATTGTTCAGCGCCTTGAGTTCTACAACGTGGCTGACCTGCAACATATTGTGGGTCGTAGCGCCGCCTGTCTTGGCCTGACATTAAGTGAGGAAGGCGCGCTGGAAATCGCCCGTCGTTCACGCGGTACACCACGTATTGCGAACCGTCTGCTGCGCCGTGTGCGTGACTTTGCCGAAGTACGCGCCAATGGCAACATGAGTGGAGACGTTTCCGCCAGCGCGCTGGATATGCTGAATGTCGACAGCCAGGGTTTTGACTATATGGATCGTAAGCTGTTGCTGGCGATTATCGATAAGTTTATGGGCGGGCCGGTGGGGCTGGATAACCTGGCTGCTGCCATCGGTGAAGAGCGTGAAACCATTGAGGATGTGATTGAACCCTTCCTGATCCAACAAGGGTTCATTCAACGCACGCCGCGTGGCCGTATGGCAACGCAGCATGCGTATCGTCACTTCGGCATTTCGCGCGAAGAGTAA
- the znuB gene encoding zinc ABC transporter permease subunit ZnuB: MIELLLPGWLGGVFLALAAGPLGAFVVWRRMSYFGDTLAHASLLGVAFGLLFNVNPYYAVIVVTVCLALGLVWLERRPHLAIDTLLGIMAHSALSLGLVVVSLMSGVRVDLMAYLFGDLLAVTPQDLWMMGGGVAIVLAVMAWQWRSLLSMTISPELAQVDGVNIQRTRLMLMLVTALTIGVAMKFVGALIITSLLIIPAATARRFSRSPEQMAGSAVIIGILAVTGGLSFSALYDTPAGPSVVLCAAMLFIISMAKKPAS, from the coding sequence ATGATTGAACTGTTATTACCCGGCTGGCTGGGTGGTGTGTTTCTGGCACTGGCCGCCGGTCCCCTCGGCGCTTTTGTCGTCTGGCGTCGTATGTCCTACTTTGGTGACACCCTGGCGCACGCGTCACTGCTTGGTGTGGCATTCGGCCTGCTGTTTAACGTTAACCCCTATTATGCGGTGATCGTGGTCACGGTCTGCCTCGCGTTGGGGCTGGTGTGGCTTGAGCGGCGTCCTCATCTGGCCATTGATACCCTGCTGGGCATTATGGCGCACAGCGCGTTATCGCTGGGCCTGGTGGTGGTCAGCCTGATGTCCGGGGTTCGAGTTGATTTAATGGCGTATCTGTTCGGTGACCTGCTGGCAGTCACACCGCAGGATTTGTGGATGATGGGTGGGGGTGTGGCGATTGTGCTGGCGGTGATGGCATGGCAGTGGCGTTCTTTGCTGTCAATGACTATCAGCCCGGAGCTGGCGCAGGTCGACGGTGTCAATATTCAACGTACACGTCTGATGTTGATGCTGGTCACTGCGCTGACCATTGGCGTGGCGATGAAATTTGTCGGTGCGCTGATTATTACCTCATTGCTGATCATCCCGGCGGCCACCGCACGCCGCTTTTCCCGTTCGCCTGAGCAGATGGCGGGGTCTGCGGTAATCATCGGTATTCTCGCGGTGACCGGCGGTTTAAGCTTTTCAGCGTTGTACGACACGCCTGCCGGTCCTTCGGTGGTGCTCTGCGCAGCCATGCTGTTTATCATCAGCATGGCAAAAAAACCGGCGTCCTGA
- the znuC gene encoding zinc ABC transporter ATP-binding protein ZnuC, translating to MPSLVTLENISVKFAQRPVLAGISLKLEPGRILTLLGPNGAGKSTLVRVVLGLLTPDSGEVKRDANLRIGYVPQKLHIDPTLPISVERFMRLSRGSRADAILPALKRVQAGHLLHAPLQKLSGGETQRVLLARALLSDPQLLVLDEPTQGVDVNGQVALYDLIDQLRRELNCGVLMVSHDLHLVMAKTDEVLCLNHHICCSGTPEAVSQHPEFIAMFGPRGAQQLAIYRHHHNHRHDLQGRIVLRKGNGPS from the coding sequence ATGCCTTCACTTGTTACGCTCGAAAACATCTCTGTGAAATTCGCTCAGCGTCCGGTACTTGCGGGTATCAGCCTCAAACTGGAGCCGGGAAGAATTTTAACGTTACTTGGCCCTAACGGTGCCGGGAAATCGACCCTGGTGCGCGTCGTGCTGGGTCTGCTGACGCCCGATAGCGGCGAAGTGAAACGCGACGCCAATTTACGTATTGGTTATGTGCCGCAAAAGCTGCATATCGACCCTACCCTGCCGATTAGCGTCGAACGCTTTATGCGTTTATCGCGTGGCAGTCGCGCCGATGCCATCCTGCCAGCGTTGAAGCGCGTGCAGGCGGGCCATCTGTTGCACGCACCGTTGCAGAAATTATCCGGTGGTGAAACCCAACGAGTCCTGTTGGCCCGCGCGCTGCTCAGTGACCCGCAATTGCTGGTACTGGATGAACCGACACAAGGGGTGGATGTGAATGGTCAGGTCGCGCTGTATGACCTGATTGACCAACTGCGCCGCGAGCTTAACTGCGGTGTGCTGATGGTGTCGCACGATCTGCATCTGGTTATGGCAAAAACCGACGAAGTGCTGTGCCTCAATCATCATATCTGCTGTTCCGGCACCCCGGAGGCGGTATCGCAACACCCGGAATTCATCGCCATGTTTGGTCCGCGCGGTGCACAGCAACTGGCTATCTATCGCCACCATCATAATCATCGTCACGATTTACAGGGACGCATCGTTCTGCGCAAAGGAAACGGCCCGTCATGA
- the znuA gene encoding zinc ABC transporter substrate-binding protein ZnuA has product MLHIKKRLAFTLPAAAMAASFALPASAAVVASIKPIGFIAAAIADGVTPVEVLLPDGASEHDYALRPSDVKRIKNADLVVWVGPEMEAFLTKSAAQLPANKNLEIADIAGVKPLLIRGIDDDEHEHDAELSKESVKSGQQDVSDEHHHHGEFNMHLWMSPEIARQSAVAIHGKLLELMPQSKAKLDANLHQFEAELADTDKHIGAQLAPVRNKGYFVFHDAYSYFEKHYGLSPLGHFTVNPEIQPGAQRLNQIRTQLVEQKATCVFAEPQFRPAVIDAVSRGTNVRKGTLDPLGMGISLTKDSYVKFLSQLSSQYASCLNGA; this is encoded by the coding sequence ATGTTACACATTAAAAAGCGCCTTGCTTTTACCCTTCCTGCGGCAGCAATGGCTGCTTCTTTTGCTCTGCCAGCATCGGCTGCGGTTGTTGCTTCGATTAAACCCATTGGATTCATTGCCGCTGCGATCGCCGATGGCGTCACGCCGGTTGAAGTGCTTTTGCCGGATGGTGCGTCTGAGCATGATTATGCACTACGCCCTTCAGATGTAAAACGTATAAAAAACGCGGACTTAGTGGTTTGGGTTGGCCCTGAAATGGAGGCGTTCCTGACTAAATCGGCGGCGCAACTTCCGGCAAATAAAAACCTCGAAATTGCTGATATTGCAGGAGTTAAACCACTTTTGATTCGTGGTATCGATGATGACGAGCACGAACATGATGCAGAGTTGAGTAAGGAATCAGTAAAGTCTGGTCAACAAGACGTGTCTGATGAACATCACCATCACGGTGAGTTTAATATGCATTTGTGGATGTCCCCAGAGATAGCAAGGCAATCAGCGGTTGCAATCCATGGGAAATTATTGGAACTTATGCCGCAAAGCAAGGCCAAACTAGACGCAAACCTGCATCAGTTCGAGGCAGAATTAGCGGATACCGACAAACACATTGGCGCGCAGCTCGCGCCGGTGCGGAATAAGGGTTACTTCGTTTTTCACGACGCTTATAGCTACTTTGAGAAACATTACGGTTTATCACCATTAGGGCATTTTACCGTCAATCCTGAGATCCAACCGGGCGCACAGCGTTTAAATCAGATACGAACACAGTTGGTTGAGCAGAAAGCCACATGCGTTTTCGCTGAACCACAATTCAGGCCAGCAGTCATCGATGCAGTGTCACGGGGAACCAATGTGCGTAAAGGCACCCTGGATCCGTTGGGCATGGGGATCAGCTTAACCAAAGACAGCTACGTGAAATTCCTCTCACAGTTGTCGAGCCAGTATGCAAGCTGCCTGAATGGAGCATAG
- the mepM gene encoding murein DD-endopeptidase MepM — MQQIARSVALAFNNLPRPHRVMLGSLTVITLAVAVWRPYVYHPSDDTPVVKSITLDKFESPHLLPEASEPIDQTAPEPEPEEDIPADDIDKDVPENPNVHDYTVSSGDTLSSALNQYGIDLSDINALVSSDKDLRGLRVGQQLSWTLNADGQLQTFSWEMDRRETRRYERQPNGSYKMQQELQKGEWQNSVLKGEVRGSFAASARSAGLTSAETSNVIKALQWQMDFRKLRAGDQFSVLMSREMLNGKSAQSQLVGVRLRTGGKDYYAFRAEDGKFYDRNGSGLARGFMRFPTVKQFRVSSNFNPRRLNPVTGRIAPHRGVDFALPIGTPVLAVGDGEVVVAKNGGAAGNYVAIRHGRQYMTRYMHLSKVLVKPGQKVKRGDRIALSGNTGRSTGPHLHYEIWINNQAVNPLTAKLPRMEGLTGKERTSYLADVKSYLPQLALK; from the coding sequence GTGCAGCAGATAGCCCGCTCTGTCGCCCTCGCATTTAATAATTTGCCGCGCCCCCACCGCGTTATGCTGGGGTCATTAACTGTTATCACTCTGGCCGTCGCAGTATGGCGGCCCTATGTTTATCATCCCAGTGACGATACGCCGGTTGTTAAAAGCATCACACTGGACAAGTTCGAATCCCCGCATCTGTTGCCGGAAGCCAGTGAGCCGATCGATCAGACCGCGCCTGAGCCGGAACCGGAAGAAGATATTCCTGCGGATGATATCGATAAAGACGTACCGGAAAATCCGAACGTCCATGATTACACCGTATCTTCCGGGGATACCCTGAGTAGCGCGTTGAATCAATACGGTATCGATCTGAGCGACATCAATGCCCTGGTCAGCAGCGACAAAGATCTACGCGGTCTGCGCGTGGGACAGCAGCTGAGCTGGACACTGAATGCCGACGGTCAGTTGCAGACCTTCAGCTGGGAAATGGATCGCCGTGAAACCCGTCGTTATGAGCGCCAGCCGAATGGCAGCTATAAAATGCAGCAGGAGCTGCAAAAGGGTGAATGGCAGAACAGCGTGCTGAAAGGTGAAGTGCGTGGCAGTTTTGCCGCCAGCGCCCGCAGTGCCGGATTAACCAGTGCGGAAACCAGCAATGTGATCAAGGCGTTGCAGTGGCAGATGGATTTCCGCAAGCTGCGTGCTGGCGATCAGTTCAGCGTGCTGATGTCTCGTGAAATGCTGAACGGTAAAAGCGCACAAAGCCAATTGGTCGGTGTTCGTCTGCGAACTGGTGGCAAGGATTACTATGCGTTCCGCGCCGAAGACGGCAAATTCTATGATCGCAATGGTTCTGGTCTGGCGCGTGGTTTTATGCGTTTCCCAACGGTGAAGCAGTTCCGCGTCTCATCCAACTTTAACCCGCGTCGTCTGAATCCGGTCACCGGTCGCATTGCGCCGCACCGTGGTGTCGACTTTGCATTGCCGATTGGCACGCCGGTCCTGGCGGTGGGCGACGGTGAAGTGGTGGTGGCAAAGAATGGCGGTGCCGCTGGTAATTACGTGGCGATTCGACATGGTCGTCAGTATATGACGCGCTACATGCATCTGAGCAAAGTGTTGGTGAAACCGGGCCAGAAAGTGAAACGCGGCGATCGTATCGCCCTCTCCGGTAATACCGGGCGTTCAACCGGCCCACACCTGCACTATGAAATTTGGATCAATAATCAGGCGGTGAATCCGCTGACAGCGAAGCTGCCACGTATGGAAGGTTTGACCGGTAAAGAACGAACCAGCTATCTGGCGGATGTGAAATCGTACCTGCCACAGCTGGCGTTGAAATAA
- the lpxM gene encoding lauroyl-Kdo(2)-lipid IV(A) myristoyltransferase (LpxM is lauroyl-Kdo(2)-lipid IV(A) myristoyltransferase, an enzyme characterized in Escherichia coli and involved in biosynthesis of the form of lipid A found in that species and some closely related species.): protein METRKKNNIEFIPVFQRSFLKPKYWGNWLAIGALAGMAMLPAKVRDPVLGGLGKLAGKLAKSARRRALINLYYCLPELSEAERETIVDQMFATAPQAMVMMAELGIRDPARVRQRVDWYGREIIDQLQTNNENVIFLVPHGWGVDIPAMLLASEGQMMAAMFHNQSDPLMDYVWNTVRRRFGGRMHARNDGIKPFISSVRQGYWGYYLPDQDHGAEHSEFVDFFATYKATLPAVGRLMKVCRARVVPLFPVYNSETHRLEVYVRPPMDDLLDADDKTLARRMNEEVEIFVRPHPEQYTWILKLLKTRKEGDIEPYVRKDLYPRK from the coding sequence ATGGAAACCCGTAAAAAAAATAACATTGAGTTTATACCCGTTTTTCAACGTTCTTTTTTAAAGCCGAAATACTGGGGCAATTGGCTGGCGATTGGGGCGCTTGCTGGCATGGCGATGTTGCCTGCTAAAGTTCGCGATCCGGTGCTGGGTGGTCTGGGCAAACTGGCTGGAAAGCTGGCGAAAAGCGCGCGTCGTCGTGCATTGATCAATCTTTATTACTGTCTGCCTGAATTAAGCGAAGCGGAACGCGAAACCATTGTCGACCAGATGTTTGCCACTGCGCCGCAGGCGATGGTGATGATGGCCGAATTAGGCATCCGCGACCCGGCGCGCGTGCGTCAGCGTGTTGACTGGTATGGTCGTGAAATTATCGATCAGTTACAGACCAATAACGAAAACGTTATTTTCCTTGTGCCACACGGCTGGGGTGTTGATATTCCTGCCATGCTGCTGGCGTCTGAAGGTCAGATGATGGCGGCGATGTTCCATAATCAAAGCGATCCACTGATGGATTATGTGTGGAACACCGTGCGTCGCCGTTTCGGTGGCCGCATGCATGCGCGTAACGACGGTATCAAACCCTTTATCAGCTCGGTGCGCCAGGGCTATTGGGGCTATTATCTGCCGGACCAGGATCACGGTGCCGAGCACAGCGAGTTTGTCGATTTCTTTGCCACCTATAAAGCGACATTACCTGCCGTTGGGCGTCTGATGAAGGTGTGTCGTGCGCGCGTGGTGCCGTTGTTTCCGGTGTATAACAGCGAAACGCATCGTCTTGAGGTCTATGTCCGTCCGCCGATGGATGATCTGCTGGATGCCGATGATAAAACCCTGGCGCGGCGTATGAATGAGGAGGTGGAGATTTTTGTCCGTCCTCATCCCGAGCAGTACACCTGGATTCTGAAATTACTGAAGACGCGCAAAGAGGGGGATATTGAACCCTACGTGCGTAAAGATCTTTACCCACGCAAATAA
- a CDS encoding omptin family outer membrane protease yields the protein MKKTTVAVMMMAALSGSAYAESAQFMPNFSADSVSVATSIGMLGGKSKELVYDTSNARKISQLDWKIKNVAILKGDFSWDAFSFLTLNARGWTSLASGSGHMDDYDWQNANQSSWTDHSSHPSTDVNYANEYDLNVKGWFLQGDDYKVGAVAGYQETRFSWTATGGSYNYDNGAFQGNFPNGQAGIGYSQRFSMPYIGLVGQYRINDFEFNAQFKFSDWVRAHDNDEHYLRDLTFREKTSNSRYYGASVDAGYYFTANAKVFAEFTYSKYEEGKGGTQVIYTPTGESASYGGDAAGISNKNYTVTVGLQYRF from the coding sequence ATGAAAAAAACTACTGTTGCGGTAATGATGATGGCCGCACTTTCAGGGAGCGCTTACGCTGAATCTGCGCAATTTATGCCAAACTTTTCAGCGGATAGCGTAAGTGTTGCAACCTCTATCGGGATGCTGGGCGGGAAATCGAAAGAACTGGTTTATGACACCAGCAACGCACGTAAAATTAGCCAGCTCGACTGGAAAATTAAAAACGTGGCGATCCTGAAAGGTGATTTCTCCTGGGATGCCTTCTCCTTTCTGACCCTGAACGCGCGTGGCTGGACCTCACTGGCTTCCGGTTCTGGCCATATGGATGACTACGACTGGCAGAACGCTAACCAGTCAAGCTGGACCGATCACTCATCACACCCCAGCACAGACGTGAACTACGCCAACGAATACGACCTGAATGTTAAAGGTTGGTTCTTGCAGGGTGATGATTACAAAGTGGGTGCTGTCGCAGGTTATCAGGAAACGCGTTTCAGCTGGACCGCGACCGGTGGTTCCTACAATTACGATAACGGCGCATTCCAGGGCAACTTCCCGAACGGTCAGGCAGGCATTGGCTACAGCCAGCGCTTCTCTATGCCGTACATTGGGTTAGTGGGCCAGTACCGTATCAACGATTTTGAATTCAACGCACAGTTCAAATTCAGTGATTGGGTTCGCGCACACGATAACGACGAACACTATCTGCGTGATTTGACCTTCCGTGAGAAAACATCGAACTCACGTTACTACGGCGCGTCAGTAGATGCGGGTTACTACTTCACTGCGAATGCGAAAGTGTTTGCTGAATTCACTTACAGCAAATATGAAGAAGGGAAAGGCGGTACTCAGGTGATCTACACCCCTACCGGCGAATCAGCCTCTTATGGCGGTGATGCTGCGGGTATCTCCAACAAGAACTATACCGTTACTGTTGGTCTGCAATATCGCTTCTGA
- a CDS encoding MFS transporter: protein MARYQPITQLTGRVLLFPLALVLFEFATYIAHDMIQPGMLLVTQEFQVGPEWVSTSLTAYLMGGVVLQWLLGPLSDKYGRRPVLLFGILFFAAACMLTTLVQNIEQFVALRFIQGISLCFIGAVSYAAVQEAFAEALAVRMMALMANVALLAPLAGPLAGAAWLSVGDWRSMFWLFAACSIVAFVVLWRIMPETAGDRSHSIALPTLARGYGRLARDRQVMYGSFAIGLVFIPILTWVALSPVILMHDEGLSRLHYALLQLPVFLAMIAGNLTLGKLAGRVPIEQPVKFAAWPILLGLSIALLANLLNSHSYLLLTAGLSLYAFGAGMVNAGLYRLTLYASNEGKGSIAAMLGMISILTLAIGIELAKSGYFSGGTPWFSAINFISGVMWFGLVTLFLRERKRRSQLAEV from the coding sequence ATGGCCCGCTATCAACCGATAACTCAACTCACCGGGCGCGTGCTGCTGTTTCCGCTGGCGTTGGTGTTGTTCGAGTTTGCCACCTATATCGCCCACGACATGATTCAACCCGGTATGTTGTTGGTGACGCAAGAGTTTCAGGTCGGCCCGGAATGGGTATCGACCTCACTGACGGCTTACCTGATGGGCGGCGTGGTGTTGCAATGGCTGCTTGGGCCGCTCTCCGACAAATATGGTCGACGGCCCGTATTGCTGTTCGGCATCCTGTTCTTTGCCGCCGCCTGTATGCTGACCACGCTGGTGCAGAACATCGAACAATTCGTGGCACTGCGTTTTATTCAGGGGATCAGCCTGTGCTTTATCGGCGCGGTCAGCTATGCGGCGGTACAGGAGGCTTTCGCTGAAGCGCTTGCCGTGCGCATGATGGCGTTAATGGCCAATGTGGCTCTGCTCGCCCCGTTAGCAGGACCGCTGGCGGGGGCCGCCTGGCTCAGCGTTGGCGACTGGCGCAGCATGTTCTGGTTATTCGCCGCCTGTAGCATCGTGGCGTTTGTGGTGTTGTGGCGCATCATGCCGGAGACGGCCGGTGATCGTAGCCATTCCATTGCCCTGCCGACGCTGGCGCGTGGCTATGGTCGTCTGGCGCGTGACCGCCAGGTGATGTATGGCTCTTTCGCCATCGGTCTGGTTTTTATCCCCATCCTGACCTGGGTAGCGTTATCCCCGGTGATCCTGATGCATGATGAAGGGTTATCTCGCCTGCATTATGCCTTGCTGCAATTACCGGTATTCCTCGCGATGATTGCCGGAAACCTGACGCTCGGTAAGCTGGCCGGTCGGGTGCCGATTGAGCAACCGGTAAAATTTGCCGCATGGCCAATTTTGCTTGGTCTGAGCATTGCGCTGCTGGCGAACCTGCTCAATAGCCACAGCTACCTGCTGCTGACGGCAGGATTGAGTTTGTACGCTTTTGGTGCCGGGATGGTTAACGCCGGTTTGTACCGTCTGACGCTGTATGCCAGCAACGAAGGGAAAGGCAGTATCGCCGCGATGCTCGGGATGATCAGCATTCTTACCCTGGCGATAGGTATCGAGCTGGCAAAAAGTGGTTATTTCAGCGGGGGTACACCGTGGTTCAGCGCGATTAACTTTATCAGCGGAGTGATGTGGTTTGGCCTGGTCACGCTGTTCCTGCGTGAACGTAAACGCCGTAGCCAGCTGGCTGAGGTGTGA
- the pyk gene encoding pyruvate kinase, whose product MSRRLRRTKIVTTLGPATDRDNNLEKIIAAGANVVRLNFSHGTPEDHQLRANKVREIAAKLGRHVAILGDLQGPKIRVSTFKEGKVFLNVGDRFLLDASLGKGEGDKEKVGIDYKGLPADVVPGDILLLDDGRVQLKVLEVQGMKVFTEVTVGGPLSNNKGINKLGGGLSAEALTEKDKADILTAAKIGVDYLAVSFPRCGEDMNYARRLARDAGCDAKLVAKVERAEAVATQEAMDDIILASDVVMVARGDLGVEIGDPELVGIQKALIRRARQLNRTIITATQMMESMITNPMPTRAEVMDVANAVLDGTDAVMLSAETAAGQYPAETVSAMAKVCLGAEKIPSVNVSKHRLEVQFDNIEEAIAMSAMYAANHLQGVTAIITMTESGRTALMTSRITSGLPIFAMSRHERTLNLTALYRGVTPVYFDSNNDGVAAAHDAINLLRDKGFLVSGDLVIVTQGDVMATTGTTNTSRVLRVD is encoded by the coding sequence ATGTCCAGACGTCTCAGAAGAACCAAGATCGTAACAACCCTCGGCCCGGCAACCGATCGCGATAACAACCTCGAAAAAATCATTGCGGCAGGTGCGAACGTTGTTCGACTAAACTTCTCCCACGGAACCCCGGAAGATCACCAGCTACGCGCAAATAAAGTGCGTGAGATTGCGGCCAAACTGGGTCGCCATGTCGCCATTCTCGGCGATTTACAGGGTCCTAAAATTCGTGTTTCGACCTTCAAAGAAGGTAAAGTGTTCCTCAATGTCGGCGACCGTTTCCTGCTGGATGCCAGCCTGGGTAAAGGTGAAGGCGACAAAGAGAAAGTCGGCATCGACTATAAAGGTCTGCCGGCGGATGTGGTGCCAGGTGACATTCTGCTGCTGGACGATGGTCGCGTGCAGTTGAAGGTGCTGGAAGTTCAGGGCATGAAAGTGTTCACCGAGGTGACCGTCGGCGGCCCGCTTTCCAACAATAAAGGCATCAACAAACTGGGTGGTGGCCTGTCAGCCGAAGCGCTGACCGAGAAAGATAAGGCCGATATCCTCACCGCAGCAAAAATTGGCGTAGATTATCTGGCCGTCTCTTTCCCGCGTTGCGGCGAAGATATGAACTATGCGCGCCGTCTGGCGCGTGATGCCGGTTGCGATGCCAAACTGGTCGCAAAAGTGGAACGTGCTGAAGCGGTTGCCACGCAGGAAGCGATGGATGACATTATCCTCGCCTCTGACGTTGTGATGGTGGCGCGCGGTGATCTTGGCGTGGAAATTGGCGATCCGGAACTGGTCGGTATCCAGAAGGCACTGATTCGTCGTGCGCGTCAGCTGAATCGTACCATCATTACCGCGACACAGATGATGGAGTCGATGATTACCAACCCGATGCCAACCCGTGCAGAAGTTATGGACGTGGCAAACGCCGTGTTGGATGGCACCGACGCGGTAATGCTGTCAGCAGAAACGGCTGCCGGTCAGTACCCGGCGGAAACCGTGTCTGCGATGGCAAAAGTGTGTCTGGGTGCGGAGAAAATCCCAAGTGTCAATGTGTCCAAGCACCGTCTTGAAGTGCAGTTCGACAACATTGAAGAAGCCATCGCCATGTCTGCCATGTACGCCGCAAACCATTTGCAAGGCGTTACCGCGATTATCACCATGACCGAATCTGGCCGTACCGCGCTGATGACCTCCCGTATCACCTCCGGTCTGCCGATCTTCGCGATGTCACGTCATGAACGCACTCTGAACCTGACTGCGCTTTACCGCGGTGTAACGCCGGTTTACTTTGACAGCAACAATGATGGTGTTGCCGCTGCGCACGATGCCATTAACCTGCTGCGTGACAAAGGTTTCCTCGTTTCAGGCGACCTGGTGATTGTCACCCAGGGTGATGTCATGGCGACCACAGGCACCACCAATACCAGCCGTGTACTGCGCGTAGATTAA